In Ignavibacteriota bacterium, the genomic window CTGCGATCAGTTCAGCAGTTTTGTCCTCAAGCCGCTCGTCGGCCGCGTGCGGCCCTGCACGGCGCTCGAAGGGGTGCGTCTGCTCGTCGGCTGCGGCGGCGGCAAATCCTTCCCCTCGTCGCACGCGGTGAATAATTTCGGAGCGGCCTATCTTATTTCCGCATTTTTTCCGCGTATGCGCGCGCCCATGTACGCGCTCGCCTCTGCCGTGGCGCTGTCGCGCGTATACGTGGGTGTGCATTATCCCGCCGACGTTGCGGCCGGCGCATTTATAGGGACGGGCATAGCGGCCCTGCTGGTGCTGCTCTACGACGTCGTGCAGAAACGCATTCCCGCAACACCCTGGATTCCCGCGCGGCGGACGCTCCCCGTCCCGGTGGCAGGGTAGTAACGCGGAACGATGATGCAGCGCAGAAAGATTGAACGGGGCGACCGTCGCCGCCTTTTCGGACTCGCGGGAATGACGGGTCTGCTTCTCGCGGCGGCGTTTCCTCCCGTGCCGACGGGCATCACCGCCTTTGTCGCACTGATACCATTTCTGTTTCTGCTCGACGCGCTCGCCGGCGACAGTGCGGGGCGCGTGTTCCGCTACGTGTACGTCGCGTTCCTCGTCTTCAACGCGGGCACGATATGGTGGGTCAGTGGCTGGTGGGGGCAGGATCCATGGCTCAAGGCCGCGGGTGTCGCG contains:
- a CDS encoding phosphatase PAP2 family protein, translating into MFEIFLVWDEALFRWINTTWASGAGDAFFVFVTETKTMAVPYLLLIIGIVVAGKRKGLAAVLLLALVILCCDQFSSFVLKPLVGRVRPCTALEGVRLLVGCGGGKSFPSSHAVNNFGAAYLISAFFPRMRAPMYALASAVALSRVYVGVHYPADVAAGAFIGTGIAALLVLLYDVVQKRIPATPWIPARRTLPVPVAG